One uncultured Tolumonas sp. DNA segment encodes these proteins:
- a CDS encoding amino acid permease, with protein MTTSAHTSGLQRKLQPRHLSMIAIGGSIGTGLFVASGATIANAGPGGALLAYLLIGLMVYFLMTSLGEMAAFMPVSGSFASYGSHFVDPAFGFAQGWNYWYNWAITVAVELAASAIIMKYWFPEVPGYIWSAGFLAIIVALNGFTVKGFGEAEFWCSLIKVVTVIAFIGIGMLMVFGIMHGDSHPGWSNLSTGDAPFVGGFPALLSVAMIAGFSFQGTELIGVAAGESENPGKNIPRAVRQVFWRILLFYVFAIFIIGVLLPYNDPQLLKNDVTDISASPFTLVFDRAGLVLAAAVMNSVILTAILSAGNSGMYASTRMLYTMACNGMAPKWLAGLSRNGVPVNALIATTLVAMLCFLTSLFGDQAVYMWLMSASGMSGFIAWLGIAVCHYRFRKGYLLQGGELHHLPYRALFFPFGPLLAFLLCLLVTLGQDYTAFTADAIDWKGAAATYIGIPIFFMLWLGYKLKNKTRFVRYQDMQFPQKD; from the coding sequence ATGACAACCTCTGCACACACGTCGGGCCTGCAACGGAAATTGCAGCCGCGGCATCTCAGCATGATCGCCATTGGTGGTTCGATCGGTACGGGGTTATTTGTTGCCTCTGGTGCAACGATTGCCAATGCCGGGCCGGGTGGCGCGCTGTTAGCGTATTTGTTAATTGGCTTGATGGTCTATTTCCTGATGACCAGTTTGGGCGAAATGGCTGCCTTTATGCCCGTTTCCGGTTCATTTGCATCGTATGGCAGCCACTTTGTTGATCCGGCCTTTGGTTTTGCACAGGGGTGGAACTATTGGTACAACTGGGCGATCACTGTGGCGGTCGAGTTAGCCGCTTCCGCCATCATCATGAAATATTGGTTTCCAGAGGTGCCGGGTTATATCTGGAGCGCGGGCTTTCTGGCGATCATCGTGGCGTTGAATGGCTTTACCGTAAAAGGCTTTGGTGAAGCGGAATTCTGGTGTTCGCTGATCAAAGTCGTGACCGTCATTGCCTTCATCGGTATCGGTATGCTGATGGTATTTGGCATCATGCACGGTGATTCGCATCCGGGCTGGAGCAATCTCAGCACGGGTGATGCGCCATTTGTCGGTGGTTTCCCCGCGTTACTGAGTGTGGCCATGATCGCCGGGTTCTCGTTTCAAGGGACAGAGCTTATCGGTGTGGCGGCGGGCGAATCTGAAAATCCGGGTAAAAACATTCCACGCGCGGTACGGCAGGTGTTCTGGCGTATTTTGCTGTTTTATGTGTTTGCGATCTTCATTATTGGCGTGTTGCTGCCGTATAACGATCCGCAATTGCTGAAAAATGATGTCACGGATATCAGTGCCAGCCCGTTCACATTGGTGTTCGATAGGGCCGGTCTGGTGTTAGCGGCGGCGGTAATGAACAGCGTTATTTTGACAGCGATCCTCTCTGCGGGTAATTCAGGCATGTACGCCTCCACACGCATGCTTTACACCATGGCCTGTAACGGCATGGCGCCGAAATGGCTGGCCGGTTTGAGCCGCAACGGTGTACCGGTGAATGCATTAATCGCGACCACGCTGGTGGCCATGTTGTGTTTCCTGACTTCGCTGTTTGGTGATCAGGCCGTCTATATGTGGCTGATGAGTGCGTCTGGTATGAGCGGATTTATCGCTTGGCTGGGCATTGCCGTTTGTCATTACCGCTTCCGTAAAGGTTATCTGTTACAAGGTGGGGAATTACACCACTTGCCTTACCGTGCCTTGTTTTTCCCGTTTGGCCCGCTGTTGGCATTCCTATTGTGTCTGCTGGTGACATTAGGGCAGGATTACACCGCCTTTACTGCTGATGCGATAGATTGGAAAGGGGCTGCGGCGACCTACATCGGTATTCCGATCTTCTTTATGTTGTGGCTGGGTTATAAGCTGAAAAACAAGACGCGTTTTGTACGCTATCAGGATATGCAGTTCCCGCAAAAGGATTAA
- a CDS encoding sulfotransferase domain-containing protein, which translates to MNNMILLASYPKSGNTWLRILLSNLLYPEKAPVSINEIIVGGFKTDKRLSFDQFMPWEASDLSRESTDCFLPDFYRLALENETDTVFLKTHDMLRKNQDGEYIFPSERVKAAIHIVRHPLDVLPSYSKHFGLTHEEGLTAMLTPDQLIKTQLKAAKDKRRLPEDHGSWNTHTLSWMNKDIPFPVHRVRYEDLRKDPLIQFTQLFSALGLFFSKEQLQIAIEQSSFKNLQKQEMNSGFRERLDKSTAPFFRKGVVGSGKTEIAPELQDKLIIGCQSVMMQLGYN; encoded by the coding sequence ATGAATAACATGATCTTATTAGCTAGCTACCCAAAATCTGGCAATACTTGGTTGCGGATCTTATTGTCCAACTTGCTGTATCCGGAAAAAGCACCTGTATCTATCAACGAAATTATTGTTGGCGGATTCAAGACCGACAAGCGCCTCTCATTTGATCAATTCATGCCATGGGAAGCCAGTGACCTAAGTCGAGAGTCAACGGACTGTTTCCTTCCCGATTTTTATCGCCTCGCCCTTGAGAATGAAACTGACACTGTATTTCTTAAAACGCACGATATGTTGCGCAAAAACCAAGATGGTGAATACATATTTCCTTCCGAGCGAGTTAAAGCTGCAATCCACATCGTGCGCCACCCACTTGATGTTTTACCATCTTACAGCAAACATTTTGGTCTGACGCATGAAGAGGGATTAACCGCCATGTTGACACCCGATCAGCTCATTAAAACTCAGCTTAAAGCCGCAAAAGATAAACGCCGTTTACCCGAAGATCATGGCTCATGGAATACGCATACCTTGAGCTGGATGAATAAAGATATTCCTTTTCCGGTGCATCGTGTGCGCTATGAAGATTTGCGAAAAGATCCACTCATCCAATTTACTCAATTGTTTTCTGCATTAGGTTTATTTTTCTCAAAAGAGCAATTACAGATCGCAATTGAACAAAGCAGCTTTAAGAATTTACAAAAACAAGAAATGAACTCGGGGTTTCGGGAGCGACTGGATAAAAGTACCGCACCATTTTTCAGGAAAGGTGTTGTAGGTAGCGGCAAGACAGAAATAGCACCAGAACTGCAAGATAAACTAATAATTGGTTGCCAATCAGTCATGATGCAGCTTGGTTATAACTAA
- a CDS encoding asparagine synthase-related protein, which produces MLVFAHRKSTPLSSLECHALNASLQSQRTIRQWHSAEQHTYLVSSPHPLLPEDRFEHAPYVMGDWVIAGFARLDNRAALISQLGLNNDDVSDTEIVAHAWYQWGKAGLNRIYGDFALIAWHISSQTLHIAVDHLSHTHLYYYQDGDNLVVSTLRASLLTQIPALRTINSAALLTMLTARFPEADPWQGIQHVPAGHMLSFEHSGKQTLARWWQPPEQHSVYLREPRDYAAALKPTFEAAVKSLLRSNQAVGSTLSGGLDSSLATAYAARFLADEEKTLVSYTSSPASTNAENLYQRPNWDGDEWALTEELAALHPNIRHVRIQNHHSCVLDHLSAQHLTSWTPVRNTANCWWLQEIATSAAVQSQRIILTGGKGNASLSYAGNGGLARLLPQGHWRWALQHLAAQTPCSMTHLAKQLSHMSGLTPLLKRQSQSENTIPNGLMPSWLSKQWREKIDFRWPSKPPLAWADRCAFLLSETPVYKPDFLQQFGVLMTDPFADRALIEQLLTYPPEAFVGLGFERLQARLLGEGFVPDSIRWRTRRGEQAPDEGYWIIRDKAHYLSTWQRLRENNAIQQLFDIKAIDASLSEATSRLGVRLTASSLHRLFDICLFIENAQQHWQATLSD; this is translated from the coding sequence ATGCTGGTTTTTGCCCATCGTAAATCAACCCCCTTATCATCGCTCGAATGCCATGCATTAAACGCATCACTGCAATCGCAGCGCACCATTCGACAATGGCATTCTGCCGAACAACACACTTATTTGGTCAGTTCGCCTCATCCGTTATTGCCGGAAGATCGTTTCGAACATGCGCCCTATGTGATGGGTGATTGGGTAATTGCTGGGTTTGCCAGATTAGATAATCGTGCAGCGTTGATCTCACAATTAGGCCTTAACAATGATGATGTGAGCGATACGGAGATAGTGGCACATGCATGGTATCAATGGGGAAAAGCGGGGCTAAACCGAATCTACGGTGACTTTGCCCTCATCGCTTGGCACATCAGCTCTCAAACATTACACATTGCCGTTGACCATCTTTCGCATACTCATCTTTATTACTATCAAGATGGCGACAATTTAGTCGTCAGCACACTACGTGCATCGCTGCTCACCCAGATTCCCGCCCTCAGAACAATCAACTCCGCGGCCTTATTAACCATGCTCACGGCTCGTTTTCCCGAAGCCGACCCGTGGCAAGGTATTCAGCATGTGCCCGCGGGGCATATGCTGTCTTTTGAACATAGCGGCAAACAAACCCTAGCGCGCTGGTGGCAGCCCCCCGAACAGCATTCGGTTTATCTCCGCGAGCCAAGAGATTACGCGGCCGCACTAAAACCAACCTTTGAAGCAGCAGTGAAATCATTGCTACGCTCCAATCAAGCTGTTGGCAGCACTTTATCGGGTGGGTTGGACTCTTCGCTGGCGACCGCCTATGCCGCCCGTTTTTTGGCTGATGAAGAGAAAACACTGGTCAGTTACACCTCTTCACCCGCCTCAACGAATGCAGAGAACCTCTATCAACGCCCAAACTGGGATGGCGATGAGTGGGCATTAACGGAAGAGTTAGCCGCATTGCATCCGAATATTCGGCATGTGCGTATTCAAAACCACCATTCCTGTGTACTCGATCATTTATCTGCCCAGCATCTCACCAGTTGGACACCCGTTCGCAACACAGCCAATTGTTGGTGGTTACAAGAAATTGCCACTTCTGCGGCGGTACAATCGCAACGCATTATATTAACCGGCGGAAAAGGTAATGCTTCTCTGAGTTATGCTGGCAATGGTGGCCTAGCACGACTCTTACCTCAAGGGCATTGGCGGTGGGCGTTGCAACATCTGGCCGCACAAACACCGTGTTCAATGACTCATTTGGCCAAGCAACTGTCGCATATGAGTGGTTTAACCCCATTATTAAAACGCCAATCACAGTCAGAAAATACTATTCCGAATGGATTGATGCCTTCTTGGCTCTCCAAGCAGTGGCGCGAAAAGATTGATTTCAGGTGGCCAAGCAAACCACCGTTAGCATGGGCTGATCGCTGCGCTTTTTTATTAAGCGAAACACCCGTTTATAAACCTGATTTTTTGCAACAGTTTGGGGTGCTGATGACCGACCCATTTGCCGATCGCGCCCTCATCGAGCAGTTGCTCACTTACCCGCCCGAGGCGTTTGTAGGTCTTGGTTTTGAACGTTTGCAAGCACGTTTACTGGGCGAAGGTTTCGTGCCCGACAGCATTCGTTGGCGCACTCGACGCGGCGAACAAGCACCCGATGAGGGCTATTGGATCATCCGAGATAAAGCCCACTATCTGTCAACATGGCAGCGCTTACGAGAAAACAACGCCATTCAACAACTTTTTGATATCAAGGCCATTGATGCTTCGCTTTCAGAAGCAACCTCCAGACTCGGGGTACGCTTGACGGCGAGTTCGCTACACCGCTTATTTGATATCTGCCTGTTTATTGAAAATGCACAGCAACATTGGCAAGCAACGCTCAGCGATTAA
- a CDS encoding PqqD family protein codes for MLIMRNPDVPSTEMNGEHVVMDLTSGKYFSLQGTAGVIWQMLIAPQTELELIAQLAKQYEIDEATCQNDTRPFLDQLQAKGLIVQRD; via the coding sequence ATGTTGATCATGCGAAATCCGGATGTCCCTTCAACTGAAATGAATGGTGAACATGTGGTGATGGACCTTACGTCAGGTAAATATTTCAGTTTACAAGGAACGGCGGGCGTTATCTGGCAGATGTTGATTGCACCGCAAACAGAATTGGAATTGATAGCTCAGTTAGCAAAACAATATGAGATTGATGAAGCAACGTGCCAAAATGATACGCGTCCATTTCTCGATCAATTACAAGCAAAAGGCTTAATTGTTCAACGTGATTAG
- a CDS encoding ABC transporter ATP-binding protein, which yields MAPKQATCWLIVLFINAGLPFAFLALLHRFLQALEYKQTEQHLLPLLFVLVSMLLLMPLMQQAKLWLHSRLAENLQATLQDRMHQVILSLPYGEFEQARTHDRIHQVKANIVTQPMLLLEHTGLLLQSGLFLVAMASSFVIWRPELLVSLGGASVVMLLLGGYQSYRRVLSQRQLTRLQREVFYHSHVMTDRQFAADVRLFGLSDFFRQRFLNAQQAVHQLQRSLDIEQWYFAIGSSILLVAGLLGCGYLLYLDWLTGHLSLSDIVIAVQSLWLASRMLGQLVESAIKVTRAGLFLGEVRAFLTTFALKEKIPSVHSTVDACHQAEPPCSDHALPAIECRQVCFSYHHNQTKAVDHLDLTIPHGQICSIMGNNGAGKSSLLKLLAGLYQPDEGQILLSGKNITLLTEEERLTQITCMMQDAAHFQASFAENVSVGEQIDISRFLAAIQTAGADEVADKLPEREHALLGRLFKGTELSGGEWQRVTLARSLYRQASVVLLDEPTSALDGWSEQDWFARLRAWANGRTVVVVTHRVTTAMQADMIHIMQEGKIVESGDHQQLIAMNGLYQAAWSHQGDS from the coding sequence GTGGCACCGAAACAGGCGACCTGTTGGTTGATCGTGTTATTTATTAACGCCGGTTTGCCTTTTGCTTTTTTGGCATTGTTACATCGCTTTTTACAAGCGCTGGAATATAAGCAAACCGAACAACACCTGTTGCCATTACTGTTTGTACTGGTGTCGATGTTGCTGCTCATGCCGCTGATGCAGCAAGCTAAATTATGGCTACACAGTCGTTTGGCTGAAAATCTGCAAGCAACACTGCAAGATCGTATGCATCAGGTTATTTTGTCATTGCCGTATGGTGAATTTGAACAAGCACGCACACACGATCGCATTCACCAAGTGAAAGCCAATATCGTGACGCAACCGATGTTGTTATTAGAGCACACCGGTTTGTTATTACAATCTGGCTTATTTTTAGTGGCGATGGCCAGTTCATTTGTGATTTGGCGGCCAGAACTTTTGGTCAGCTTGGGCGGCGCGTCTGTCGTTATGTTATTACTCGGAGGCTATCAATCATACCGACGTGTGCTCTCTCAACGACAATTAACACGCTTACAACGAGAGGTCTTTTACCATAGCCATGTAATGACCGATCGTCAGTTTGCTGCCGATGTGCGTCTGTTTGGGTTGTCTGATTTTTTCCGTCAGCGTTTTTTAAACGCGCAACAAGCAGTGCATCAACTGCAACGCAGTTTAGATATAGAGCAGTGGTATTTTGCGATTGGCTCATCGATCTTATTAGTTGCGGGGCTCTTAGGATGTGGCTATCTGCTCTATCTCGATTGGCTAACAGGCCATCTTTCATTGTCGGATATTGTCATTGCAGTGCAGTCGCTATGGTTGGCGAGTCGGATGTTGGGACAATTAGTTGAAAGCGCGATTAAAGTCACCCGAGCGGGTCTCTTTCTTGGCGAGGTGCGTGCATTTTTGACCACCTTCGCGCTAAAAGAAAAGATACCATCAGTGCACTCTACAGTTGATGCATGCCATCAGGCGGAACCACCATGTAGTGATCATGCATTGCCCGCCATCGAGTGTCGGCAGGTCTGTTTCAGCTATCACCACAATCAAACAAAAGCGGTGGATCACTTAGATTTAACCATCCCGCATGGGCAGATCTGCTCCATTATGGGGAATAACGGTGCCGGTAAATCGAGTTTGTTAAAATTATTAGCGGGATTATATCAACCCGATGAGGGGCAAATTCTCTTATCTGGTAAGAATATAACGCTGCTGACTGAAGAAGAACGGCTGACCCAGATCACCTGCATGATGCAAGATGCCGCTCACTTTCAAGCCTCTTTCGCCGAGAATGTTAGTGTTGGTGAGCAAATCGATATCTCTCGATTTTTAGCTGCCATCCAAACGGCGGGGGCCGATGAAGTTGCCGATAAGTTGCCAGAGCGAGAACACGCATTGCTGGGGCGATTATTTAAAGGCACCGAATTAAGTGGTGGTGAATGGCAACGGGTGACGTTGGCTCGATCATTATACCGTCAGGCTTCGGTGGTGTTGCTCGATGAACCCACCAGTGCACTTGATGGCTGGTCGGAACAAGATTGGTTTGCGCGGCTGCGTGCTTGGGCCAATGGGCGAACAGTGGTGGTGGTTACGCATCGTGTTACGACTGCGATGCAGGCGGATATGATCCACATTATGCAAGAAGGGAAGATCGTAGAAAGTGGCGACCATCAACAATTAATTGCTATGAATGGTCTATATCAAGCGGCGTGGTCTCATCAGGGAGATTCGTAG
- a CDS encoding lasso peptide biosynthesis B2 protein, whose protein sequence is MRRFLTRLWRFLCLPRAEQYQIIVITLLLAKMRLKTKYQPSQRLFQFSPFDASITSRNQTDIKQIIKRIQQIAALVWWRALCLEQALTLSVFLTRQQRAHTLFIGVKRDQQNTFAAHAWVSIEREVVLGGPVDDYQIIATYPRGSTNLPDETTPLDIDHS, encoded by the coding sequence ATGCGGCGATTTTTAACTCGGTTATGGCGTTTTCTTTGCTTACCCAGAGCAGAACAATATCAGATCATTGTCATAACACTGCTGCTGGCCAAAATGCGCTTAAAAACCAAATACCAACCCTCTCAACGGTTATTTCAGTTTTCGCCTTTTGACGCGAGCATTACCTCTCGCAACCAAACAGACATTAAACAAATAATAAAACGCATTCAGCAAATCGCCGCACTCGTGTGGTGGCGAGCGCTGTGCTTAGAGCAAGCATTAACACTGAGTGTGTTTTTAACGCGGCAACAAAGAGCGCACACCTTATTTATCGGAGTGAAACGCGACCAGCAAAACACCTTTGCCGCCCATGCATGGGTCTCGATTGAAAGAGAAGTGGTATTGGGTGGGCCAGTTGACGATTATCAGATTATTGCGACTTATCCACGAGGATCTACGAATCTCCCTGATGAGACCACGCCGCTTGATATAGACCATTCATAG
- a CDS encoding nucleotidyltransferase family protein has protein sequence MTRNELWAAAALLLSLSFVLEEAFALDPTQHRLIERHFWHLTFQHPNNRVIVELHWRIETVHSPSLEPLWKHPFPATTVSPAEFLYLISHGARHHWFRLKWLGDILTISERNPAIWQESLPLMQKLNMHDQVVQVLLLITWLLPEFPLPEISSLNLTVTKQAQFLANEAIRFLADGNYPEITGKFPLSHRLRILRYQRCLHQRYRMKEQFSSWLTRCLYASNDIEELQLKANQQWLYPWLRLPRLVFRWHRTRTQLHSN, from the coding sequence GTGACACGGAACGAGTTATGGGCCGCCGCCGCATTACTACTCTCGCTCAGCTTTGTGCTGGAAGAGGCGTTTGCACTCGACCCAACACAACATCGGTTAATTGAGCGGCATTTCTGGCATCTGACGTTTCAACACCCCAACAATCGCGTCATTGTCGAGTTGCATTGGCGTATCGAAACCGTGCATTCGCCGTCGCTCGAACCGCTGTGGAAACATCCGTTCCCAGCAACAACGGTGTCGCCAGCGGAATTCCTCTACCTGATTTCACATGGCGCGCGGCACCATTGGTTTCGGCTAAAATGGCTCGGCGACATTCTGACCATCAGTGAACGCAACCCTGCTATCTGGCAAGAAAGCCTGCCGCTCATGCAAAAACTCAACATGCATGATCAGGTTGTGCAGGTGCTATTACTGATTACATGGCTATTGCCTGAATTCCCGCTGCCAGAAATAAGCAGTTTAAATTTGACCGTAACCAAGCAAGCGCAATTTTTGGCGAATGAAGCAATACGTTTTTTAGCCGATGGCAACTACCCTGAAATTACAGGCAAATTTCCGCTATCACACCGTTTACGCATCTTACGCTATCAGCGTTGTTTACATCAGCGCTATCGCATGAAAGAACAGTTCTCCTCTTGGCTAACCCGTTGCTTGTATGCATCAAATGACATTGAAGAACTGCAACTTAAAGCAAATCAACAGTGGCTGTACCCGTGGTTGCGACTACCAAGACTCGTATTTCGCTGGCATCGAACTCGCACTCAATTACATAGCAATTAA
- a CDS encoding nucleotidyltransferase family protein, producing the protein MTTTALQLATLCCWQSIHPQQQQTKLNELLALASSPATNWQAIQDHRLWGLAARIIDNDTGARLLGAFWPKLQQKAQRQTLTQLQLMAEAKRITQAFQAANIGLSLLKGPALSQRIYHDPCLSAQQRSRPVSDTERVMGRRRITTLAQLCAGRGVCTRPNTTSVN; encoded by the coding sequence ATGACCACAACGGCATTACAATTGGCCACCCTTTGCTGCTGGCAAAGCATTCACCCTCAGCAACAGCAGACCAAGCTCAACGAGTTGCTGGCACTGGCCAGTTCACCAGCCACAAACTGGCAAGCCATTCAAGATCACCGTTTATGGGGGCTCGCGGCCCGCATCATTGATAATGACACAGGCGCTCGATTGCTCGGAGCATTCTGGCCAAAATTGCAGCAAAAAGCGCAGCGGCAAACTTTAACCCAACTGCAACTGATGGCAGAAGCCAAGCGCATTACACAGGCGTTTCAGGCAGCGAATATTGGGTTATCACTGCTGAAAGGGCCTGCATTAAGCCAGCGCATTTACCATGACCCCTGCCTATCGGCACAGCAAAGATCTCGACCTGTTAGTGACACGGAACGAGTTATGGGCCGCCGCCGCATTACTACTCTCGCTCAGCTTTGTGCTGGAAGAGGCGTTTGCACTCGACCCAACACAACATCGGTTAATTGA
- a CDS encoding MarR family transcriptional regulator, with product MTAEKSSDLLLLDNQLCFALYSASNAIVRAYRPLLEQLDLTYPQYLVMLVLWQQDGISVKQLGEQLFLDSGTLTPLLKRLEAKGLVRREHSEQDERVRILTLTKQGKALKKQAANIPLRMRDQLQITDSQLQVLKTHCEQVQQQLHENND from the coding sequence ATGACCGCTGAAAAATCGTCTGATCTGTTATTACTGGATAACCAGCTTTGTTTTGCGCTCTACAGCGCCAGCAATGCCATTGTGCGCGCTTATCGCCCCTTACTGGAGCAACTCGACCTGACGTATCCGCAATATCTGGTGATGCTGGTGTTATGGCAGCAAGACGGCATCAGTGTGAAGCAGCTGGGAGAGCAGCTGTTTCTGGATTCCGGCACTCTCACGCCACTGCTGAAACGGTTGGAAGCGAAAGGATTAGTACGGCGGGAACACAGTGAGCAGGATGAACGCGTGCGTATTTTAACGCTGACAAAACAAGGCAAAGCGTTAAAAAAACAGGCCGCAAACATTCCGTTAAGAATGCGCGACCAGCTTCAGATCACCGATAGTCAACTGCAAGTGCTGAAGACCCACTGTGAGCAGGTACAACAGCAGTTGCATGAGAACAATGACTAG
- the metQ gene encoding methionine ABC transporter substrate-binding lipoprotein MetQ, whose amino-acid sequence MNLFSKAILSAAIIGIALTGCGEKKDNHLKVGAIAGAETQVAEEAAKIAKEKFGLEVEIVQFSDFATPNVALNDGSIDVNAFQHKPYLDSQIKDRGFKLVAVGNTFVYPIAGYSKKIKNISELKEGSQIAVPNDPTNLGRSLLLLQKQGLLKLKDGSGLTATVLDIVENQKKVKIVELEAAQLPRALEDVDLAIINTVYASQVNLQPTRDGLFVEDKDSPYVNLIVARENNQNDEKVKNFVKSYQDEAVFKKATELFNGGVVKGW is encoded by the coding sequence ATGAATTTATTCAGCAAAGCGATTTTAAGTGCCGCCATTATCGGGATCGCATTAACGGGTTGTGGCGAGAAAAAAGATAATCACCTGAAAGTAGGTGCCATTGCTGGCGCCGAAACCCAGGTTGCCGAAGAAGCCGCTAAAATCGCCAAAGAGAAATTTGGTCTGGAAGTGGAAATTGTACAGTTCAGCGATTTCGCGACACCTAACGTAGCACTGAACGATGGCAGCATTGACGTGAACGCCTTCCAGCACAAACCATATCTGGATTCACAGATCAAAGATCGTGGTTTCAAACTGGTAGCCGTGGGTAACACCTTCGTGTATCCAATCGCAGGCTACTCTAAGAAAATCAAAAACATCAGCGAGCTGAAAGAAGGTTCACAGATCGCCGTACCTAACGATCCAACCAATCTGGGCCGTTCACTGCTGCTGCTGCAAAAACAGGGTCTGCTGAAACTGAAAGATGGTTCTGGTCTGACTGCGACTGTTCTGGATATCGTTGAAAATCAGAAAAAAGTGAAGATTGTTGAACTGGAAGCCGCTCAGCTGCCACGCGCACTGGAAGATGTGGATCTGGCGATCATCAACACCGTGTATGCCTCTCAGGTTAACCTGCAGCCAACCCGTGACGGTCTGTTTGTCGAAGACAAAGACTCACCTTACGTGAACCTGATCGTGGCGCGTGAAAACAACCAGAACGACGAAAAAGTGAAGAACTTCGTGAAATCTTACCAAGATGAAGCGGTGTTCAAGAAAGCCACTGAACTGTTTAACGGTGGCGTAGTAAAAGGCTGGTAA
- a CDS encoding methionine ABC transporter permease: MFTSMHELLLLALGETLWMVFASALFGTILGVPLGIALHITKPGQIAAHPLFNKVLGSIVNVGRSVPFIILLVAIIPLTRLIIGTSIGTNAAIVPLAIGAIPFLARLVEGALMEIPAGLIEAAQAMGATHRQIIRKVMLPEALPGILNAIVITLVALVNYSAMAGAIGGGGLGDVGIRYGYQRFDPAIMLITVAILVILVQLIQSIGERLVKRVDHR; the protein is encoded by the coding sequence ATGTTCACCAGCATGCATGAGTTGTTATTACTGGCGCTGGGTGAAACGCTGTGGATGGTCTTCGCTTCTGCGCTGTTCGGCACCATTTTAGGCGTGCCATTAGGGATTGCCCTGCATATCACTAAACCGGGGCAAATTGCCGCACACCCCCTCTTTAACAAGGTGTTAGGTAGCATTGTGAACGTGGGCCGTTCTGTTCCGTTCATTATCTTGCTGGTGGCCATTATTCCACTGACCCGATTGATCATCGGCACCAGTATCGGCACTAACGCGGCAATTGTACCACTCGCCATTGGTGCGATCCCGTTTCTGGCGCGATTGGTGGAAGGCGCATTGATGGAGATCCCAGCGGGGCTGATTGAAGCCGCACAAGCGATGGGTGCCACACACCGTCAGATCATTCGTAAAGTGATGTTACCGGAAGCGCTGCCAGGCATTCTGAATGCCATCGTGATCACGCTGGTTGCACTGGTGAACTACTCGGCGATGGCCGGTGCCATCGGTGGCGGTGGTTTGGGCGATGTCGGTATCCGTTATGGTTACCAGCGCTTTGACCCAGCCATCATGCTGATCACCGTCGCTATCTTGGTTATTTTGGTACAACTGATCCAAAGCATTGGTGAACGCTTAGTCAAACGCGTTGATCACCGCTAA